GAGGCGACCGACGCGGCGCGGCTGCTCGACGGCTCCAAGAGCTGGAGCGCCGCGGACGCGCGCGGGATGCGCGACTGGATGCGGCAGTACGTGACGTGGCTGTGGACGAGCCCGAACGGGAAGCACGAGCACGCGGCGAAGAACAACCACGGCTCGTGGTACGCCGCGCAGGTCGCGTCGCTCGCGCTGTTCGTGGGCGACGCTGCCGACAGCGCGATCGCGCGGCAGCTCGTGACGGAGGCCAAGCCGCGCATCGGCTGGCAGATCACGCCGCAGGGCGAGCAGCCGACGGAGCTGGAGCGGACGCGGAGCTTCCACTACAGCGGCTTCAACGTGGAGGCGCTGTCGCGGCTCGCGACGGTCGGCCGGTCGTTAGGCACGGACCTGTGGCGCTACCAGGCGCCGGAGGGCGGGAGCCTGAAGCGCGCGATCGACCGTCTCGCGCAGTACGCGCCGGACCCGAAGTCGTGGCCGGGACAGCAGATCGACGACGTGGACCAGGACCTCCTGCTCGTCTCGTTCCGCCGCGCGAACGCGATGCTCGGCGCGCCGGTGTACGCTGCGACGATCCGCGCGCTCCCGGCGGATCTCGTGAAGACCGACCGCAGCGCGCTGCTCTGGCCCGACGCGAGCAACACCGTGCGCAAGGACGGCCGCTGAGAACCGCAGAGTAGTCCTCTGCGTCCTCTGCGTCCTCTGCGGTCGATGCCGTTCACGAGCATGAACCGCAGAGGACGCAGAGGACGCAGAGGAAACCCTTCCTTGGTGTCATCTCAATGAAGTTCGTACGTCGTCTCGCGCTGCTCGGCGTCCTCTGTGGTGCGGCCTCCTTGGCCGGCGCGCAGCCGCACCCGAGCATCTTCATCACGAAGCAGGAAGCCGCGGCCATCCGCGCGGCGGAGGGGAAGTACCCGCTGCTCGACCGGTCGCTGCGCGAGGCGCGGGCGACGATGGATTCGGCGTTCGCGAAGCCGATCGACGTGCCGCCGCCGGGCGAGGCGGGGGGCTACGAGCACGAGCGGCACAAGCAGAACTACCGGGAGATGCAGACGGCCGGTCTGCTCTACCAGATCACGGGCGACGTCCGCTATGCGCGCTTCGTGCGCGACATGCTCGAGAAGTACGCGGTGCTGTACCCGACGCTCGGCGCGCACCCGCTGAACAAGAACCAGAGCGCGGGGAAGCTGTTCCACCAGGCGCTGAACGAGGCGAACTGGCTCGTCGCGACGACGATCGCGTACGACTGCGTGTACGACTTCCTGTCGCCGGCGGAGCGCGCGCGGTTCGAGACGAACGTGTTCCGGCCGATGGCGAGCTGGCTGTCGCGCGAGCACCCGCACGAGTTCGACCGCATCCACAACCACGGCACGTGGGCGACGGCGTCGGTCGGGATGCTCGGCCTCGTGATCGGCGACACGACGTACGTGAACGACGCGCTGAAGGGGACGACGCGCGACGGGAGCGGCGGCTTCGTGCGGCAGCTCGACCTGCTGTTCTCGCCCGACGGCTACTACATGGAGGGGCCGTACTACATCCGGTACGCGCTCATGCCGTTCTACTACTTCGCCGAGGCGGTGCAGCGGCGGCAGCCGTCGGCGCGGCTGTACGCGTACCGCGACAGCATCCTGAAGAAGGGGCTCTACTCCGCGGTCCAGACGGCGTACCCGAACGGCGTGTTCGCGCCGATCAACGACGCGTCGCGCACGATGTCGATCGCATCGCCCGAGGTCGTGCTCGCGGTGGACCTCGCGTACGACCGGTACGGGCCCAACGCCAACCTGCTCGGCGCGGCGGCGATCCAGAACGACGTGATCCTGAACGGCGCGGGGCTGAAGGTGGCACGCGACCTCGCCGCGCGCACCGCGACGCCGAAGATGAGCTTCGGATCGGTGGAGTTCACCGACGGACCGGACGGGAAGCGCGGCGGTCTCGGGATCCTGCGCAGCGGCGCAGGGCAGCACGCAACCATGCTGCTCATGAAGTACGGCGTGCACGGGCAGGGGCACGGGCACTTCGACAAGCTGCACTTCACGTTCTTCGACGACGGGCGCGAGGTGGTGCCGGACTACGGCTTCGCGCGGTGGATCAACATCGAGCCGAAGCTCGGCGGCCGGTACCTGCCGGAGAACGACACGTACGCGATGCAGACGATCGCGCACAACACCGTCACGGTCGACCAGCGCACGCAGAACGACGCGAACGAGGACAAGGACGAAGCGGTGTGGCCGGAGCGCCACTTCTTCGACGCGTCGAACCCCGCCGTGCAGGCGATGAGCGCGCGCACCGACAAGCACTACGCCGGCGTGGCCGAGCAGCGCACGATGCTGCTCGTGCGCGACGCGCGGCTGCCGTACCCGGTCGTGGTGGACCTCTTCCGCCTGACGAGCGCCGCGCCGCACAGCTACGACTACCCGCTACACTTCCGCGGGCAGCTCATCGCGACGAACACGACGTACGCGCGCGCCGCGTCGCTGGAGCCGCTCGGCGCGAAGTTCGGCTACGAGCACCTGTGGAACGAGGCGTCGGCGCGCACGGACAGCACGGTGCGCATGACGTGGCTGGACGGCAACCGCTACTACTCGATCACCACCGCGGGCGCGCCGGGCACGGACGTGATCTTCGCGCGCACGGGCGCGAGCGACCCGAACTTCAACCTCATCGTCGAGCCGCTGATGATCGTGCGCCGCCGGGCGAGCGACATGCTGTTCGCGTCGGTGATCGAGCCGCACGGCTACTTCAGCGAGCTGGAAGAGCGCTCGACGAACGCGCGCGGCACGATCGAGTCCGTTCGCGTGCTCGGCAGCTCGGCCGAGGGGAGCGTGGTGGAAGTGGCGGGGAAGAACGGGCTGCGGTGGACGGTGATGGTCACGAACGGGCCGGCGTCGGCGACGGCGCGGCACGCGCTCACGTTCGGCGGGCAGACGTACAGCTGGACCGGCAACTACGCGGTGCAGGGCGTGCAGCGGTGAGAGCGAATCGCGTGAACTTCAAAGCAGACCAACGGAACTCGAGATGAACGCGGATCTGAGCGGCAAGGTGGCGATCGTGACCGGCGGCGCGCGCGACATCGGCGCGGCGGTCGTGCGGGCGCTGGCGAAGAGCGGCGCGTCGGTGGTGGTGAACTACCAGGCGAGCGGCGACCGCGCGACGGCGCTCGTGGCCGAGGTGACGGCGGCGGGCGGCAAGGCCGTGGCGGTGCAGGCGGACGTCACGAAGGAGGCGGACGTGCGCCGGCTCGTCGAGGAGACGACGGCGGCGTTCGGCGGCCGCATCGACATCCTCGTGAACAACGCCGGCGGCATCGTGAAGCGCACGAAGCTCGAGGACATGACCGGCGCGTTCTGGGACGCGGTGTTCGCGCTGAACACGAAGAGCACGTTCCTCGTGACGCAGGCCGTGGTGCCGCACATGCGCGAGGGCGGCGCGATCGTGAACATGGCGTCGCTCGCGGCGCGCGACGGCGGCGGCGGCGGCGCGCTCGCGTACTCGTCGTCGAAGGGCGCCGTGCTGACGATGACGCGCGGCCTCGCGAAGGAGCTCGCGCCGAAGAAGATCCGCGTCAACTGCGTATCGCCGGGGATGATCGACACGACGTTCCACGACCTGCACACGCCGCAGGCGGCGCGCGAGGCGACGGCGGCGAAGACGCTCGTCGGCCGGCAGGGCACGCCGGAGGACGTCGCGAACGCGGTGCTGTTCCTCGCCTCCGACATGTCGGCGTACCTCAGCGGCGAGTCGGTCGAGATCAACGGCGGGCTGTACTTCGTATGACGCGGACCACGGAGACGGGCGCCTTCGTGCGGAGCGCGGAGACGGCGTGGCAGCAGATGGCGCCGGGCGTGCAGCGGCAGATCCTCGGCTACGGGCCGGATCTCATGATGGTGCGCGTGGAGTTCGAGGCCGGCGCGATCGGCGCGGTGCACCATCACCCGCACCGGCAGGTGACGTACGTCGCCGCCGGCGCGTTCGAGGTGACGGTGGGCGACGAGTCCGAGACGTTGGGCGCGGGCGACTGCTTCTTCGCGCGGGCGGACGTGCCGCACGGCGTGCGCGCGCTCGAGGCGGGGACGCTCGTGGACGTGTTCACGCCGGCGCGCGCGGACTTCCTCGCATGAGTAAGCGGGATCGAGTCGGGACTCGGGACTCGGGACTCGGGACTCGGGAACTGCTCCCCCCCCGAGTCCCGAGTCCCGAGTCCCGAGTCCCGATTCGCGGCCTGCGATGGTGGATCATCGGCATGATCTGCCTGGTGACCATCATCAACTACATCGATCGGCAGACGCTGAGCGTGCTCGCGCCGACCATCCGCGAGCAGTTCGGGATGTCGAACGCGTCGTACTCGCGCGTCGTGACGACGTTCCTCCTCGGCTACACGATCTCGCAGGCGCTCTCGGGCAAGGTGCT
This DNA window, taken from Gemmatirosa kalamazoonensis, encodes the following:
- a CDS encoding alginate lyase family protein, which translates into the protein MKTTLTLLAVCSAALVGRRAHAQVTYDPASLATAKARVQAGDAVLRPAYDKLLADAAKALAAKPAVVTDKHTLLPPSGDVHDYYSLSPYWWPDPSKPDGLPYIRRDGETNPESKRDLDQPRVAQMGGNAMTLALAWYFTGDETYAAGAARQLRAWFLDPATRMTPHLRYAQAVRGNPEERGSGIIDTRWFVEATDAARLLDGSKSWSAADARGMRDWMRQYVTWLWTSPNGKHEHAAKNNHGSWYAAQVASLALFVGDAADSAIARQLVTEAKPRIGWQITPQGEQPTELERTRSFHYSGFNVEALSRLATVGRSLGTDLWRYQAPEGGSLKRAIDRLAQYAPDPKSWPGQQIDDVDQDLLLVSFRRANAMLGAPVYAATIRALPADLVKTDRSALLWPDASNTVRKDGR
- a CDS encoding heparinase II/III domain-containing protein; the encoded protein is MKFVRRLALLGVLCGAASLAGAQPHPSIFITKQEAAAIRAAEGKYPLLDRSLREARATMDSAFAKPIDVPPPGEAGGYEHERHKQNYREMQTAGLLYQITGDVRYARFVRDMLEKYAVLYPTLGAHPLNKNQSAGKLFHQALNEANWLVATTIAYDCVYDFLSPAERARFETNVFRPMASWLSREHPHEFDRIHNHGTWATASVGMLGLVIGDTTYVNDALKGTTRDGSGGFVRQLDLLFSPDGYYMEGPYYIRYALMPFYYFAEAVQRRQPSARLYAYRDSILKKGLYSAVQTAYPNGVFAPINDASRTMSIASPEVVLAVDLAYDRYGPNANLLGAAAIQNDVILNGAGLKVARDLAARTATPKMSFGSVEFTDGPDGKRGGLGILRSGAGQHATMLLMKYGVHGQGHGHFDKLHFTFFDDGREVVPDYGFARWINIEPKLGGRYLPENDTYAMQTIAHNTVTVDQRTQNDANEDKDEAVWPERHFFDASNPAVQAMSARTDKHYAGVAEQRTMLLVRDARLPYPVVVDLFRLTSAAPHSYDYPLHFRGQLIATNTTYARAASLEPLGAKFGYEHLWNEASARTDSTVRMTWLDGNRYYSITTAGAPGTDVIFARTGASDPNFNLIVEPLMIVRRRASDMLFASVIEPHGYFSELEERSTNARGTIESVRVLGSSAEGSVVEVAGKNGLRWTVMVTNGPASATARHALTFGGQTYSWTGNYAVQGVQR
- a CDS encoding SDR family NAD(P)-dependent oxidoreductase, yielding MNADLSGKVAIVTGGARDIGAAVVRALAKSGASVVVNYQASGDRATALVAEVTAAGGKAVAVQADVTKEADVRRLVEETTAAFGGRIDILVNNAGGIVKRTKLEDMTGAFWDAVFALNTKSTFLVTQAVVPHMREGGAIVNMASLAARDGGGGGALAYSSSKGAVLTMTRGLAKELAPKKIRVNCVSPGMIDTTFHDLHTPQAAREATAAKTLVGRQGTPEDVANAVLFLASDMSAYLSGESVEINGGLYFV
- a CDS encoding cupin domain-containing protein, which encodes MTRTTETGAFVRSAETAWQQMAPGVQRQILGYGPDLMMVRVEFEAGAIGAVHHHPHRQVTYVAAGAFEVTVGDESETLGAGDCFFARADVPHGVRALEAGTLVDVFTPARADFLA